One Gordonia zhaorongruii DNA segment encodes these proteins:
- a CDS encoding CaiB/BaiF CoA transferase family protein — protein sequence MSAPASDLPLEGVTVVALEQAVAAPLASRHLADLGARVIKIERIGEGDFARNYDRAVDGMASHFVWLNRGKESIALDLKSADGVRIAHELIDQADVFLQNFAPGAADRLGLGPQDLAESHPQLIVASITGYGDAGPYRDRKAYDLLIQAETGLASLTGSTDEPAKAGVPVSDISAGMYLAQSILAALFRRMRTGRGARVDVSMFDATAEWIGHPLYVQMHTRTQTPRMGLGHATIVPYDSFPTADGRLLIGVQNDRGWRSLMADVLARPDVADDPRFVTNPDRVAHRAECDAAVAAETARYTAPELSTRLEAAGVPAAVLNDVAGLVDHPQLSARDRWRDVQTPVGPVRGILPPMQFDDVELPMGPVPALGADTRTLLIELGYPADACERLASGGVVGTV from the coding sequence ATGAGTGCACCGGCTTCCGACCTACCTCTGGAAGGCGTGACGGTGGTCGCACTCGAGCAGGCCGTCGCAGCCCCGCTCGCGTCGCGGCATCTCGCCGATCTCGGCGCACGGGTGATCAAGATCGAGCGCATCGGCGAGGGCGACTTCGCTCGCAACTACGACCGCGCGGTCGACGGCATGGCTAGTCATTTCGTGTGGCTCAACCGGGGGAAGGAGTCGATCGCCCTCGATCTCAAATCGGCAGACGGCGTTCGGATCGCACATGAGCTGATCGACCAGGCGGACGTGTTCCTGCAGAACTTCGCCCCCGGTGCGGCCGATCGCCTCGGACTCGGTCCGCAGGACCTCGCCGAATCGCACCCGCAACTGATCGTCGCGAGCATCACCGGCTACGGCGACGCCGGACCGTACCGCGACCGGAAGGCCTACGATCTGCTGATCCAGGCGGAGACCGGGCTGGCGTCACTCACCGGCAGCACCGACGAACCGGCGAAAGCGGGCGTACCGGTCTCCGATATCTCCGCGGGAATGTACCTGGCGCAGTCGATCCTGGCCGCCTTGTTCCGGCGGATGCGCACCGGTCGCGGCGCGCGGGTGGACGTGTCGATGTTCGACGCAACCGCAGAGTGGATCGGTCACCCGCTGTACGTGCAGATGCACACCCGCACGCAGACGCCGCGCATGGGATTGGGACACGCGACAATCGTCCCGTACGACTCATTCCCCACCGCGGACGGGCGCCTGTTGATCGGGGTCCAGAACGACCGGGGGTGGCGCAGCCTGATGGCCGACGTGCTGGCGCGACCGGACGTCGCCGACGACCCCCGCTTCGTCACCAACCCTGATCGGGTGGCGCACCGTGCGGAATGCGATGCGGCGGTGGCCGCCGAGACGGCCCGCTACACGGCGCCCGAACTGTCCACGCGTCTCGAAGCCGCAGGCGTTCCCGCCGCCGTCCTGAACGATGTCGCCGGACTCGTCGATCATCCCCAGCTCAGCGCTCGGGACCGTTGGCGGGACGTGCAGACTCCGGTGGGCCCGGTGCGGGGGATCCTTCCGCCCATGCAGTTCGACGATGTCGAACTGCCGATGGGTCCGGTGCCCGCATTGGGTGCGGATACGCGCACCCTGCTGATCGAGTTGGGTTATCCGGCGGACGCCTGCGAGCGGTTGGCGTCGGGCGGAGTCGTCGGCACCGTCTGA
- a CDS encoding MFS transporter gives MFASLAVPNFRTYVTGAFVSNIGTWVQRVAQDWLVLQLSGGSAFAVGLTTALQFLPSLLLSPVGGLLADRLDKRRLLMFTQSWMALSAVLLGVLAVSGVANTGHVYALAFVFGIGSAIDVPARQAFVSEMVGPDRLTNAIGLNSSSFNAARLIGPGVAGLIIAAFGSGWAILTNGVSYLAFLIALLVMDESKLARSEPLARAKGQVREGFRYVAQRADLLIALGIGFAVGTFGLNFQMTNALMVRNEFGMGAESYGLLGSIVGIGSLLGALLAARRSGSPSLKFVVTAASVFAILILLSGIAPTYLLYAVSLPFVGLSALITLTSTNMYVQTHVDPQVRGRVMALYMTVLMGGTPIGAPLLGVLAEWLGPRAPLVGGALLQGLVILTVVGVVRRFVGRPGPESVEADQTVPTTPPDANRSQASAG, from the coding sequence ATGTTCGCTTCCCTCGCTGTACCGAATTTCCGGACCTATGTGACCGGAGCGTTCGTCTCCAACATCGGCACCTGGGTACAGCGCGTGGCGCAGGATTGGCTGGTCCTCCAGCTGTCCGGTGGTTCGGCGTTCGCAGTGGGTCTCACCACTGCGCTCCAGTTCCTGCCCTCCCTGCTCCTGTCACCCGTCGGTGGTCTGCTCGCCGACCGCCTGGACAAGCGCAGGCTGCTGATGTTCACGCAGTCGTGGATGGCGCTGTCCGCCGTGCTGCTCGGAGTGCTCGCGGTGAGCGGCGTCGCGAACACCGGGCACGTGTACGCCCTGGCTTTCGTGTTCGGAATCGGATCGGCGATCGATGTCCCGGCCCGGCAGGCGTTCGTGTCCGAGATGGTGGGTCCCGATCGGCTCACCAATGCGATCGGGCTGAACAGTTCGTCGTTCAACGCCGCTCGCCTGATCGGGCCCGGCGTCGCCGGTCTGATCATCGCCGCTTTCGGCAGCGGGTGGGCCATCCTCACCAACGGTGTCAGCTACCTCGCGTTCCTGATCGCGCTGCTGGTCATGGACGAGTCGAAGCTGGCCCGGAGTGAGCCGTTGGCGCGTGCGAAAGGGCAGGTGCGCGAGGGATTCCGCTACGTCGCGCAGCGGGCCGATCTGCTGATCGCGCTCGGAATCGGGTTCGCGGTCGGCACCTTCGGGCTCAACTTCCAGATGACGAACGCGCTCATGGTCCGGAACGAGTTCGGGATGGGCGCCGAGAGTTACGGTCTGCTCGGCTCCATCGTCGGGATCGGGTCCTTGCTCGGCGCGCTGCTCGCCGCCCGGCGAAGCGGATCGCCGAGCCTGAAGTTCGTCGTCACCGCTGCGTCCGTGTTCGCGATCCTGATCCTCCTGTCGGGCATCGCGCCGACCTATCTGCTGTACGCGGTCAGCCTGCCGTTCGTCGGTCTGAGCGCCCTGATCACGCTCACTTCGACCAACATGTACGTCCAGACGCACGTCGATCCCCAGGTACGCGGCCGGGTGATGGCCCTGTACATGACCGTGCTCATGGGTGGTACGCCGATCGGCGCTCCGCTGCTGGGAGTGCTCGCCGAATGGCTCGGCCCGCGTGCGCCGCTCGTCGGAGGTGCACTTCTGCAGGGGCTGGTGATCCTGACCGTGGTGGGAGTCGTGCGGAGGTTCGTCGGACGGCCCGGGCCCGAGAGCGTCGAGGCCGATCAGACGGTGCCGACGACTCCGCCCGACGCCAACCGCTCGCAGGCGTCCGCCGGATAA
- a CDS encoding zinc-dependent alcohol dehydrogenase family protein translates to MRGVIMHSPGNVAVVDRNDPVIVEPTDAIIKVAATCVCGSDLWPYRGANEVHDAPMGHEYVGYVEEIGPDVRTVKKGDFVVGSFMSSDNTCEICRAGYQSRCAHVVPMGGIGTQAEYARIPHADGTLVATPEAPDDDLIPSYLAASDVFGTGWFAAAAAEVQPGSTVAVVGDGAVGLLGVLAAREFGAERIIAMSRHSDRQALAREFGATDVVAERGSEGVAAIREMTNGHGAHSVIEAVGTQESMMQAIRSARPGGHVGFVGVSHGVELPGDKLFYSAVHLHGGPAPVRRFLPELMDLIASRKVDPGRVFDSTLPLEDAADGYRAMDDRRSIKVLLQP, encoded by the coding sequence ATGCGCGGAGTAATCATGCACTCGCCCGGGAACGTGGCCGTCGTCGATCGGAACGACCCGGTGATCGTCGAGCCGACGGACGCGATCATCAAGGTCGCGGCCACGTGTGTCTGCGGGTCGGACCTGTGGCCGTATCGCGGCGCCAACGAGGTCCACGATGCGCCGATGGGACACGAGTACGTCGGCTACGTGGAGGAGATCGGCCCGGACGTGCGGACCGTCAAGAAGGGAGACTTCGTCGTCGGGTCGTTCATGTCCTCGGATAACACCTGCGAGATCTGCCGCGCCGGATATCAGTCGCGATGTGCGCATGTGGTGCCGATGGGCGGGATCGGCACACAGGCCGAGTACGCGCGGATCCCGCACGCCGACGGCACTCTGGTCGCGACGCCGGAAGCGCCCGACGACGACCTGATCCCCAGCTACCTCGCCGCGTCCGACGTCTTCGGAACCGGCTGGTTCGCCGCCGCTGCCGCCGAGGTGCAGCCGGGTTCCACGGTCGCCGTGGTCGGCGACGGCGCGGTCGGCCTGCTCGGGGTGCTCGCTGCCCGCGAGTTCGGCGCCGAACGGATCATCGCGATGAGCCGTCACTCGGACCGTCAGGCCCTCGCCCGCGAGTTCGGTGCGACGGACGTCGTCGCTGAGCGCGGCAGTGAGGGCGTTGCGGCGATCAGGGAGATGACGAACGGTCACGGCGCGCACTCGGTGATCGAGGCGGTCGGCACCCAGGAGTCGATGATGCAGGCCATCCGGTCGGCCCGACCGGGTGGCCACGTAGGGTTCGTCGGCGTCTCGCACGGTGTGGAGCTGCCGGGCGACAAGCTGTTCTATTCGGCGGTGCACCTGCACGGCGGTCCGGCACCGGTCCGCCGGTTCCTGCCGGAACTCATGGATCTCATCGCCTCACGGAAGGTCGATCCGGGCCGGGTCTTCGATTCGACGCTGCCGCTCGAGGACGCCGCGGACGGCTACCGCGCGATGGACGATCGCCGCTCGATCAAGGTGCTGTTGCAGCCCTGA
- a CDS encoding ABC transporter ATP-binding protein: MIVTSGLQPTGDAGPEVLHLDSVTFRRDGREILHGVDLTVRAGEHWALLGANGAGKTTIVGLCAAQTHPTTGTVDVLGKRLGRVDMQELRRHIGHVSPRHPLRSPLTVAEVVLTGITGTIDMPMRWTPSPEQIERARALIADVGMSDHADARWPTMSQGERGRALIARALAGEPDLLLLDEPTTGLDVAAREQLLETIDDLARRVPDMASIIVTHHLEELPETTSHALVIAHGREVASGDVHDVVCTDVISRAFEHPIAVGHQDGRWSARAVRAATAP; the protein is encoded by the coding sequence ATGATCGTCACATCTGGCCTCCAGCCGACCGGTGATGCCGGGCCCGAGGTTCTGCACCTCGATTCGGTGACCTTCCGCCGTGACGGACGCGAGATCCTGCACGGCGTCGATCTCACCGTCCGCGCGGGCGAGCACTGGGCGCTGCTCGGTGCGAACGGTGCGGGCAAGACCACGATCGTCGGGCTCTGCGCCGCCCAGACGCACCCGACGACCGGAACGGTCGACGTCCTCGGTAAGCGTCTCGGTCGAGTGGACATGCAGGAACTGCGCAGGCACATCGGGCATGTGAGTCCGCGGCATCCGTTGCGCTCGCCGCTGACCGTCGCCGAGGTGGTGCTGACCGGCATCACCGGGACCATCGACATGCCGATGCGGTGGACGCCGTCCCCGGAGCAGATCGAGCGGGCCCGCGCACTGATCGCCGACGTCGGGATGAGCGATCACGCCGATGCGCGGTGGCCGACGATGTCACAGGGGGAGCGGGGTCGCGCGCTGATCGCCCGCGCGCTCGCCGGAGAGCCGGACCTGCTCCTCCTCGACGAACCCACCACAGGTCTCGATGTCGCGGCCCGGGAACAGTTACTGGAGACGATCGACGACCTCGCGCGGCGCGTGCCGGACATGGCGTCGATCATCGTCACGCATCATCTCGAGGAACTGCCCGAGACGACGAGTCACGCGCTGGTGATCGCGCACGGCCGCGAAGTGGCGTCCGGGGACGTGCACGACGTGGTCTGCACAGACGTGATCTCGCGGGCGTTCGAGCACCCGATCGCCGTCGGTCACCAGGATGGACGGTGGAGCGCCCGTGCGGTCAGGGCTGCAACAGCACCTTGA
- a CDS encoding MarR family winged helix-turn-helix transcriptional regulator, whose amino-acid sequence MSSESYGEVWSSPVHHGLVDELLRMRRRRNGVFDGAILDTSAFHILWLLADGEARTLRDLADGLCLEQSTVNRQVNAAIKRGYVERFEVVGQTSRLHRPTDEGQHAFEHDGHLRAERLEKVFADLAPGTPEALLAELRAYNDAFDRQTRGDAR is encoded by the coding sequence GTGAGTTCGGAATCGTACGGCGAGGTGTGGTCGTCGCCGGTTCACCACGGGCTCGTCGACGAGCTCCTACGGATGCGGAGGCGCCGCAACGGCGTTTTCGACGGGGCGATCCTCGATACGTCCGCATTTCACATCCTGTGGCTCCTCGCGGACGGGGAGGCACGCACTCTCCGCGATCTCGCGGACGGTCTGTGCCTCGAGCAGTCGACGGTGAACCGGCAGGTGAACGCCGCGATCAAGCGTGGTTACGTCGAGCGGTTCGAGGTCGTGGGACAAACGAGCCGGCTGCACCGGCCGACTGATGAGGGTCAGCACGCGTTCGAGCATGACGGGCACCTGCGAGCGGAACGTCTCGAGAAGGTCTTCGCCGATCTCGCACCGGGAACGCCGGAGGCGTTGCTCGCTGAACTGCGTGCCTACAACGACGCCTTCGACCGGCAGACGCGCGGTGACGCGCGATGA
- a CDS encoding MFS transporter codes for MSTNDAPAKSPAGSPMPTAVVLCFGGLVAALMQTLIIPIQPEIPVLLGTSISNASWVITATLLGGAIAMPIAGRLGDMFGKQRVLVASSILLIIGSVVCALSSSLVPMIVGRTLQGLAMGFIPVGISLLREVMPPRLTNVAVSAMSATLGVGGGIGLPLSAWIAQSFDWHALFWVSAGMAVIIAILVFTVVPHVDDAIGGRFDLPGAIGLAVGLCSALIAVTKGNDWGWTSGTTLGFFIGGLVVLLVWGTFELRQSDPLVDLRTSAKPAVLLTNIAAVAVGFGMMAQAVVMPMLMELPTVAGGMGQSILQAGLWMMPGGLMMLVFAPVSAIMMNRFGGKITLAVGATVLGLGYLGAYFLMNAPWQLALASVVGSAGVGIGYAAMPTLIMGAVPMSEAGAAVGLNGLMRSVGTTLSSAVMAVILTSSTFDLAGRDIPTHDAFKLCFLVGTVAALVGAAITLAIPAVRKLNEEPVGAADPIR; via the coding sequence ATGTCCACCAACGACGCTCCGGCGAAGTCGCCGGCCGGGTCCCCCATGCCCACGGCCGTCGTCCTGTGCTTCGGCGGTCTGGTCGCCGCACTGATGCAGACCTTGATCATTCCGATTCAGCCGGAGATCCCCGTTCTGCTCGGCACGAGCATCTCGAACGCCTCGTGGGTCATCACCGCCACTCTTCTCGGCGGCGCCATCGCCATGCCGATCGCCGGACGCCTCGGCGACATGTTCGGCAAGCAACGTGTTCTGGTCGCCAGTTCGATTCTCCTGATCATCGGCTCGGTGGTCTGCGCCCTGTCGTCAAGCCTCGTGCCGATGATCGTCGGACGTACCCTGCAGGGACTCGCGATGGGCTTCATTCCGGTCGGCATCAGTCTTCTGCGCGAGGTCATGCCTCCACGGCTGACGAACGTCGCCGTCTCGGCGATGAGCGCCACGCTCGGCGTCGGTGGCGGAATCGGCCTTCCGCTATCCGCGTGGATCGCCCAGTCCTTCGACTGGCATGCGCTGTTCTGGGTATCCGCAGGAATGGCCGTCATCATCGCGATCCTCGTGTTCACCGTCGTTCCGCACGTGGACGACGCGATCGGCGGACGTTTCGACCTGCCCGGCGCCATCGGCCTCGCCGTCGGCCTGTGCAGCGCTCTGATCGCGGTCACCAAGGGCAACGACTGGGGATGGACATCGGGCACCACCCTCGGGTTCTTCATCGGAGGCCTGGTGGTCCTGCTCGTATGGGGCACGTTCGAACTGCGTCAATCCGACCCATTGGTCGATCTGCGCACCAGCGCCAAGCCTGCCGTACTGCTGACCAACATCGCCGCCGTCGCCGTCGGTTTCGGCATGATGGCCCAGGCGGTCGTCATGCCGATGCTGATGGAGCTGCCCACGGTTGCGGGAGGCATGGGCCAGAGCATCCTGCAGGCCGGCCTGTGGATGATGCCGGGCGGCCTCATGATGCTCGTGTTCGCACCGGTCTCGGCCATCATGATGAACCGATTCGGCGGCAAGATAACCCTTGCCGTCGGCGCGACCGTCCTCGGACTCGGCTACCTCGGCGCGTACTTCCTGATGAATGCGCCGTGGCAGCTCGCCCTCGCCTCGGTCGTCGGCTCCGCCGGCGTGGGCATCGGCTACGCCGCGATGCCGACCCTCATCATGGGCGCCGTCCCGATGTCCGAAGCCGGTGCGGCGGTCGGTCTGAACGGGCTGATGCGGTCAGTCGGCACCACGCTCTCCTCTGCGGTGATGGCGGTGATCCTGACCAGCTCGACCTTCGATCTGGCAGGCCGCGACATCCCGACGCACGACGCTTTCAAGCTGTGCTTCCTCGTCGGCACGGTCGCCGCACTGGTCGGTGCCGCGATCACTCTCGCGATCCCGGCGGTCCGGAAGCTCAACGAGGAGCCGGTCGGAGCCGCCGACCCCATCCGCTAG
- a CDS encoding glutathione S-transferase family protein, with protein MTDDQTGAGEQGTYVLPNQPYERDTRYIETRITRDAADGYPLEAGRYRLVVSYACPWANRAIIVRRLLGLEDAISMGVCGPTHDKRSWTFDLDPGAVDPVLGIPRLQDAYFERIPGYEKGITVPAIVDVPSGAVVTNNFPQMTIDFSLEWQDFHREGAPELYPEDLRAEIDEVNAHVYRDVNNGVYRCGFAGSQETYEAAYDQLFGRLDWLSERLKNQRFLVGDTITEADVRLFTTLARFDAVYHGHFKCNREKLSEMPVLWAYARDLFQTPGFGDSTNFAHIKSHYYEVHRDINPSGIIPKGPDLSNWEQPHGREKLGGSPFGRGIAPAPL; from the coding sequence ATGACCGACGATCAGACCGGTGCCGGAGAACAGGGCACCTACGTTCTGCCGAATCAGCCGTACGAGCGCGACACCCGCTACATCGAGACGCGGATCACCCGCGACGCAGCGGACGGGTACCCGCTGGAGGCGGGTCGATACCGCCTCGTCGTCTCCTACGCGTGCCCGTGGGCCAACCGCGCCATCATCGTGCGCCGCCTGCTCGGGCTCGAGGATGCGATCAGCATGGGGGTCTGCGGACCGACGCATGACAAGAGGTCGTGGACCTTCGATCTGGATCCCGGCGCCGTGGACCCGGTGCTCGGCATCCCGCGACTCCAGGATGCCTACTTCGAGCGGATCCCGGGGTACGAGAAGGGGATCACGGTGCCGGCGATCGTCGACGTTCCGTCCGGTGCCGTCGTCACCAACAACTTCCCGCAGATGACCATCGACTTCTCGCTGGAGTGGCAGGATTTCCATCGCGAGGGAGCGCCGGAGCTGTACCCGGAGGACCTCCGAGCCGAGATCGACGAGGTGAATGCGCACGTCTACCGCGACGTGAACAACGGCGTATACCGCTGCGGGTTCGCCGGCTCACAGGAGACGTACGAAGCCGCCTACGATCAGCTGTTCGGACGGCTGGACTGGCTCAGCGAGCGGCTGAAGAACCAGCGCTTCCTTGTCGGTGACACGATCACCGAAGCAGACGTGCGTCTGTTCACGACCCTCGCGCGCTTCGATGCCGTCTATCACGGACACTTCAAATGCAACCGCGAGAAACTGTCGGAGATGCCGGTGCTGTGGGCGTACGCCCGCGATCTGTTTCAGACTCCCGGCTTCGGTGACAGCACGAACTTCGCGCACATCAAGAGCCACTACTACGAGGTGCACCGCGACATCAACCCGTCCGGGATCATCCCGAAGGGGCCCGACCTGTCGAACTGGGAGCAGCCGCACGGTCGCGAGAAGCTCGGCGGTTCGCCGTTCGGGCGAGGTATCGCGCCGGCTCCGCTCTAG
- a CDS encoding M15 family metallopeptidase: MKGSTGRRTVVALAVSLMAASMAVTSVVAPASAAPRSRILGIAMAPGTAGLTPQLTATYTWAYRDAQRGGVPMYVNSGKRSWATQHSMWRQGVREYGSAARAQRWVLPPNRSTHVSGEAVDVGPRAGAAWLQRNGWRYGLCRTFDNEWWHFELVTLPGTPCPPRLPDASRR; this comes from the coding sequence ATGAAGGGAAGCACGGGACGGCGAACGGTGGTCGCCCTTGCGGTCTCGCTGATGGCAGCTTCGATGGCGGTCACGTCCGTCGTGGCCCCCGCGTCGGCGGCACCTCGATCCCGGATCCTGGGCATCGCGATGGCGCCTGGAACTGCGGGACTCACTCCGCAGCTGACCGCGACGTACACATGGGCGTACCGCGACGCGCAGCGTGGCGGCGTCCCGATGTACGTCAACTCCGGGAAAAGATCCTGGGCCACGCAGCACTCGATGTGGCGACAGGGAGTCCGTGAGTACGGCAGCGCGGCGCGTGCGCAGCGCTGGGTGCTACCGCCGAACCGGTCGACGCACGTCAGCGGTGAAGCCGTCGACGTGGGGCCGCGCGCCGGTGCCGCCTGGCTGCAGCGAAACGGGTGGCGGTACGGGCTGTGCCGCACGTTCGACAACGAGTGGTGGCACTTCGAGCTCGTCACGTTGCCGGGTACCCCGTGTCCGCCACGACTTCCGGACGCCAGTCGACGGTGA
- a CDS encoding alkaline phosphatase D family protein, whose product MTDPQHLDSDSTSARPPRPVSRRTVLKATAAGALVIPAGVATACGTADEARSPGTRRDRPMLTHGVAAGGITASGALIWARSNTPARMIVETAATESFANPRRFTGPQVTPRSDGTGRMRIAGLEPGRQVHYRVTMEGENGAQSEPVTGVLVTAPTAPQDIRFVWSGDVVGQGWGINPDMGGMTIFGAMADKHPDFFIHSGDAIYADGPVAPTQKQNDGKIYRSQTAAAKDQPAQTLDQFRGNYAYNLTDSHYRRFNSTVAQIVQWDDHEVINNWFPGENLAGQEREGYTEMNVDALAGRARQAWTEWQPVELGDRNRLYRKVSYGPLLDVFVLDMRTFKDPNPNAWAASNDAGILGEEQTAWLIDELGRSTATWKVIANDLPISIVVPDKATREPGRRPSMEAIAQGDDARPLGREIAFSRILSATKDVTGMVFLTADVHYTAAISYSPDRAGFTDFAPFWEFVSGPLHAGAFPTSPLDGTFGARYEFVHAPTEADTSPAEGFQHFGEVTIGKDERTMTVDLCDASGKSLYRKVLQPT is encoded by the coding sequence ATGACCGATCCCCAGCATCTGGATTCCGACTCCACGTCCGCCCGGCCGCCTCGACCGGTGTCTCGTCGGACCGTGCTGAAGGCCACCGCGGCCGGCGCGTTGGTGATTCCGGCCGGCGTGGCGACTGCCTGCGGAACCGCGGACGAGGCGCGCTCGCCCGGGACACGGCGCGACCGCCCCATGTTGACGCACGGCGTCGCAGCGGGCGGCATCACCGCGAGCGGGGCACTCATCTGGGCGCGATCGAACACGCCCGCCCGGATGATCGTCGAGACCGCGGCCACCGAGTCGTTCGCGAACCCGAGGAGATTCACCGGCCCCCAGGTGACTCCGCGATCGGATGGCACCGGGCGCATGCGCATCGCCGGCCTCGAGCCCGGCAGGCAAGTGCACTACCGGGTGACCATGGAAGGGGAGAACGGTGCGCAATCGGAACCGGTGACGGGTGTCTTGGTGACGGCACCGACGGCGCCGCAGGACATCCGGTTCGTGTGGTCCGGCGATGTCGTGGGACAGGGATGGGGCATCAACCCGGACATGGGTGGAATGACGATCTTCGGTGCGATGGCCGATAAGCATCCCGACTTCTTCATCCACTCCGGTGACGCGATCTACGCGGACGGGCCCGTGGCGCCGACGCAGAAGCAGAACGACGGGAAGATCTACCGCAGCCAGACGGCAGCGGCCAAGGATCAGCCGGCGCAGACTCTCGACCAGTTCCGCGGCAACTACGCCTACAATCTCACCGACTCTCACTACCGACGCTTCAATTCCACAGTCGCCCAGATCGTCCAGTGGGACGACCACGAGGTGATCAACAACTGGTTCCCGGGGGAGAACCTGGCCGGGCAGGAGCGCGAGGGCTACACCGAGATGAACGTGGACGCACTGGCGGGGCGGGCCCGGCAGGCGTGGACGGAATGGCAGCCCGTCGAACTCGGTGACCGGAATCGCCTGTACCGCAAGGTGTCGTACGGGCCGCTGCTCGACGTGTTCGTTCTCGATATGCGCACGTTCAAGGACCCCAACCCGAACGCATGGGCCGCGTCGAACGATGCCGGCATCCTGGGCGAAGAGCAGACAGCGTGGCTCATCGATGAGCTCGGGCGGTCGACGGCGACGTGGAAGGTCATCGCCAACGATCTGCCGATCAGCATCGTCGTTCCCGACAAAGCGACGCGTGAGCCGGGGCGACGACCGTCGATGGAAGCGATCGCACAAGGGGACGACGCCCGCCCACTCGGCCGGGAGATCGCGTTCTCACGGATACTCTCGGCGACCAAGGACGTGACCGGCATGGTGTTCCTGACCGCCGACGTGCACTACACCGCGGCGATCTCGTATTCACCTGACCGGGCCGGATTCACCGACTTCGCGCCGTTCTGGGAGTTCGTGTCGGGACCGCTGCATGCGGGGGCGTTCCCGACGAGTCCGCTCGACGGGACGTTCGGCGCACGATACGAGTTCGTTCACGCGCCGACCGAGGCCGACACGTCACCTGCTGAGGGATTTCAGCACTTCGGAGAGGTCACCATCGGCAAGGACGAACGAACGATGACCGTGGACTTATGCGATGCGTCGGGAAAGTCGTTGTATCGCAAGGTGCTGCAACCGACCTGA
- a CDS encoding MogA/MoaB family molybdenum cofactor biosynthesis protein, with protein sequence MTDDEQSSRIPAAVITVSDRCAAGVQEDVSGPVAARLLDDGGWDAAITVVPDEVNAIAAATRREIDAGARLVVTTGGTGVAPRDVTPEATVALLDREVPGVADAVRTAGAGSLPQAMLSRGVAGISGRALIVNLGGSADAVRDGIPVVLQVAGQAIARLDGA encoded by the coding sequence GTGACAGACGATGAGCAGAGTTCCCGAATCCCCGCGGCGGTGATCACCGTCTCCGATCGGTGCGCCGCCGGTGTCCAGGAGGACGTGTCCGGCCCCGTTGCGGCCCGACTCCTCGATGATGGTGGATGGGACGCAGCCATCACGGTGGTGCCGGACGAGGTCAACGCTATCGCCGCCGCCACCCGCCGTGAGATCGACGCCGGCGCGCGGCTGGTGGTGACCACCGGAGGAACCGGTGTCGCGCCGCGTGATGTGACCCCGGAAGCCACTGTCGCGCTCCTGGACCGCGAGGTGCCCGGCGTCGCCGATGCGGTCCGTACGGCGGGTGCCGGCTCGCTCCCGCAGGCGATGCTCTCGCGCGGGGTCGCGGGAATCTCCGGTCGCGCGCTCATCGTCAATCTCGGCGGATCGGCAGATGCCGTCCGTGACGGTATTCCGGTGGTACTCCAGGTCGCGGGGCAGGCGATCGCCCGACTCGACGGCGCCTGA